One Setaria viridis chromosome 5, Setaria_viridis_v4.0, whole genome shotgun sequence genomic region harbors:
- the LOC117857258 gene encoding uncharacterized protein has translation MEPVPPATAAGVGGSGPGPGPGYPESTESSPRSRGGDSWDEPFPSSAAAAAAAAGGGGRLRLMCSFGGRIVPRPTDKSLCYLGGETRIVAVDRHASLADVHARLSRSLLGGRPFTLKYQLPNEDLDSLISVSTDEDLDNLVDEYDRIAASSSGGGSSRTSRIRLFLFPAKPESSSSLGSLLDDSSKSENWFVDALNSAISGSLDGIPRGISTDSASVNCLLGLEDDSSVHSRSGVPNSAPSEEQRGSQHQKLPATAAAAGGRHPHDVQSVPDSPMLDKNSSFGSTSSAPSLSNLPPIRVRPEDRPPDARVMPPTTVEDHFAQMGISEQQLPPAAYMQPPPQVPIPAMAVPVASPSEASSRVFSDDDKSDHGGGSRKPQPPKQEVPPVADPTNRAVYYNDRSPPADLKRDMPVGTEAASYRLPVSAPDAAAAAAAAAVTQPPPGYVFAQMHAPPPPQQQPPPPQPPLQPQQPAPQQIVTAGNQHFIHNPATGTFIPIQSYYHHPVPQQAPHPVPQQAPQPVPRPQQAHAFDPNTGMYYIPMQQNAPQPYSMPPGAQVSLPPPALVDTTPKPTVPIPQMAVKPELQQPGVYRTTAAPTPAQAPNAAPGYAGVGYHHVIQSHHHPAQQPVANMAGNYGYEYADPNRPQVYYSQAAAPPTMPPQYQPIVSPDAGQAEKH, from the exons ATGGAGCcggtgccgccggcgacggccgccgGCGTGGGGGGCTCCGGCCCCGGCCCTGGGCCCGGGTACCCCGAGTCCACGGAGTCCTCCCCGCGCAGCCGCGGCGGGGACTCGTGGGACGAGCCCTTCCcgtcctccgcggccgccgccgccgcggcggccggcggcgggggccggctcCGCCTGATGTGCAGCTTCGGGGGCCGGATCGTCCCGCGGCCGACGGACAAGTCCCTCTGCTACCTCGGCGGGGAGACCCGGATCGTGGCCGTGGACCGGCACGCGTCGCTCGCCGACGTCCACGCGCGCCTCTCCCGCTCGCTCCTCGGGGGCCGCCCCTTCACGCTCAAATACCAGCTCCCCAACGAGGACCTCGACTCGCTCATCTCCGTCTCCACCGACGAGGACCTCGACAACCTCGTCGACGAGTACGACCGCATCGCCGCCTCATCCTCCGGCGGCGGATCCTCGCGGACCTCGCGGATCCggctcttcctcttccccgcCAAGCCCGAGTCCTCGTCCTCGCTCGGCTCGCTCCTCGACGACTCCTCCAAGTCCGAGAACTGGTTCGTCGACGCCCTCAACAGCGCCATCTCCGGCTCCCTCGACGGCATCCCCAGGGGGATCTCCACCGACTCCGCCTCCGTCAATTGCCTCCTCGGCCTGGAGGACGACTCATCCGTCCACTCCCGCAGCGGGGTCCCAAACTCAGCTCCCTCCGAGGAACAGCGCGGAAGCCAGCATCAGAAGctcccggccaccgccgccgccgccggcggcagacACCCGCACGACGTCCAGTCCGTGCCGGATTCGCCGATGCTGGATAAGAATTCCTCGTTCGGCTCGacctcctcggcgccgtcgcTATCGAATCTGCCGCCTATACGCGTGCGGCCGGAGGACCGCCCGCCGGACGCCCGTGTCATGCCACCTACCACCGTGGAGGACCACTTCGCGCAGATGGGGATCTCCGAGCAGCAGCTGCCGCCTGCTGCCTACATGCAACCGCCACCGCAGGTGCCGATCCCTGCCATGGCCGTTCCAGTTGCGAGCCCCTCTGAGGCGTCCAGCCGAGTGTTCTCGGACGATGATAAGTCCGATCATGGTGGCGGAAGCAGGAAGCCACAGCCTCCAAAGCAGGAGGTTCCACCCGTTGCTGATCCCACCAATAG AGCCGTCTACTACAACGATAGGTCTCCTCCAGCCGATCTGAAGCGAGATATGCCAGTGGGAACTGAAGCTGCCAGCTACCGCCTCCCAGTATCGGCtcctgatgctgctgctgccgctgcggctGCCGCAGTGACACAGCCCCCACCTGGATATGTCTTTGCCCAGATGcatgcgccgcctccgccacagcagcaaccgccaccgccgcagccacCACTACAACCGCAACAGCCAGCTCCACAGCAGATTGTTACTGCTGGAAATCAGCATTTCATCCACAACCCAGCCACCGGCACCTTCATTCCAATCCAATCATATTATCACCATCCTGTCCCTCAACAGGCACCCCATCCTGTCCCTCAACAGGCACCCCAGCCTGTGCCTCGGCCGCAACAAGCGCATGCATTCGACCCGAATACCGGGATGTATTACATTCCTATGCAGCAGAATGCACCTCAGCCTTATAGCATGCCTCCTGGTGCACAAGTCAGTTTGCCACCGCCTGCCCTTGTTGACACAACGCCAAAGCCAACCGTGCCTATTCCTCAGATGGCAGTGAAGCCTGAATTGCAGCAACCTGGTGTTTACCGAACAACAGCTGCTCCCACCCCTGCACAAGCACCCAATGCCGCACCTGGATATGCTGGAGTGGGATACCACCATGTTATTCAATCCCACCACCACCCTGCTCAGCAGCCCGTTGCGAACATGGCAGGCAACTATGGGTATGAGTATGCTGATCCGAATCGCCCACAAGTCTACTACTCGCAGGCAGCAGCGCCTCCGACAATGCCACCTCAGTATCAGCCCATTGTCTCTCCTGATGCCGGTCAGGCTGAAAAACATTAA